One Halobaculum sp. CBA1158 DNA segment encodes these proteins:
- the crtI gene encoding phytoene desaturase family protein, with amino-acid sequence MRAPRDRSSLTGEDVVVVGGGFGGLSTACYLADAGANVTLLEKNDQLGGRASVLEAEGFRFDMGPSWYLMPDVFETFFGHFDRDPADYYSLSRLDPHYRIFFKDGDQVDLVPDLDANRETFESYEAGAGDAFDDYLAKSERNYEIGMEHFVYEHRDDLADFVDPDVLRYSWGLSLIGSMQDHVEDYFDHPKLQQIMQYTLVFLGGSPHNTPALYNLMSHVDFNLGVYYPDGGMGAVVDGIVEMGSELGVEYVTGAPVTAIKGQRGGFKVETADGDAAGDSAGNGAAAGDAYFPDLVVSDADYAHTEQELLAPRKRQYDADYWESRTYAPSAYLLYMGVEGDVNELAHHTLVLPTDWDEHFEQIFEDPTWPDDPAYYLCVPSRTDDTVAPEGHSNLFVLVPVAAGLEDTPELRSRYRDLVLDDIAENTGVDLRDRIVFEEEFSVDDFADRYNSMKGSALGLAHTLRQTAPFRPGHESSAVDGLYFTGSTTTPGIGVPMCLISGLLTAETMAESS; translated from the coding sequence ATGCGAGCACCTCGTGACCGCTCCTCGCTGACAGGCGAGGACGTGGTCGTCGTCGGCGGCGGGTTCGGCGGGCTCTCGACGGCCTGCTACCTCGCCGACGCCGGCGCGAACGTAACGCTCCTGGAGAAGAACGACCAGCTCGGCGGCCGCGCCTCCGTACTCGAGGCCGAGGGGTTCCGCTTCGACATGGGCCCGTCGTGGTACCTGATGCCCGACGTGTTCGAGACGTTCTTCGGGCACTTCGACCGAGACCCGGCGGACTACTACTCGCTGTCGCGGCTCGACCCCCACTACCGGATCTTCTTCAAGGACGGCGATCAGGTGGATCTGGTCCCCGATCTCGACGCGAACCGCGAGACGTTCGAGTCGTACGAGGCGGGCGCGGGCGACGCCTTCGACGACTACCTCGCGAAGTCCGAGCGCAACTACGAGATCGGCATGGAGCACTTCGTCTACGAGCACCGCGACGACCTCGCGGACTTCGTCGACCCGGACGTGCTCCGGTACTCGTGGGGGCTGTCGCTGATCGGATCGATGCAGGACCACGTCGAGGACTACTTCGACCACCCGAAGCTCCAGCAGATCATGCAGTACACCCTCGTCTTCCTCGGGGGGTCCCCGCACAACACGCCGGCGCTGTACAACCTCATGAGCCACGTCGACTTCAACCTCGGCGTCTACTACCCCGACGGCGGCATGGGCGCGGTCGTCGACGGTATCGTCGAGATGGGGTCGGAGCTGGGCGTCGAGTACGTCACCGGCGCGCCAGTCACGGCGATCAAGGGCCAGCGCGGCGGCTTCAAGGTGGAGACCGCCGACGGCGACGCCGCGGGCGACTCGGCTGGGAACGGAGCCGCCGCCGGCGACGCCTACTTCCCGGATCTGGTCGTCAGCGACGCCGACTACGCCCACACCGAGCAGGAACTGCTCGCGCCTCGCAAGCGCCAGTACGACGCCGACTACTGGGAGTCGCGCACGTACGCCCCCTCGGCGTACCTCCTGTACATGGGCGTCGAGGGCGACGTGAACGAGCTCGCACACCACACGCTCGTCCTTCCGACCGACTGGGACGAGCACTTCGAGCAGATCTTCGAGGACCCGACGTGGCCCGACGACCCCGCCTACTACCTCTGTGTCCCCTCCCGGACCGACGACACCGTCGCGCCCGAGGGCCACTCGAACCTGTTCGTGCTCGTGCCGGTGGCGGCGGGGCTGGAGGACACGCCCGAACTCCGGAGCCGCTACCGGGACCTCGTGCTCGACGACATCGCCGAGAACACCGGCGTCGACCTGCGCGACCGGATCGTCTTCGAGGAGGAGTTCTCCGTCGACGACTTCGCCGACCGGTACAACTCCATGAAGGGCTCGGCGCTCGGGCTGGCGCACACGCTTCGCCAGACCGCGCCGTTCCGTCCCGGCCACGAGTCGTCGGCGGTCGACGGCCTGTACTTCACGGGGTCGACCACGACGCCCGGCATCGGCGTTCCGATGTGTCTCATCTCGGGGCTGCTCACCGCCGAGACGATGGCCGAGTCGTCCTGA
- a CDS encoding prenyltransferase, which produces MSATADRTDRAGPVASARYLLKLSRPRFWLYLAGPIVVGVAFAATTVAELFAPENVLLFAYFLLPANLFLYGVNDVFDRDVDEGNPKKDGREVRYGGDRLVPAVVVASLALGAGTFAIAPPAAWPFLAGFFVLGAQYSAPPLRFKTTPLLDSLSNGLYVLPGAAAYALVAGAAPPAAALAGAWLWAMGMHTFSAIPDIEPDRAAGIRTTATALGQSRTLAYCAGCWLAAAGGFALVDPRIGAVLLAYPALVAAVRWAGVAIDRAYWWFPAINTVVGALLTMGALTRIVPPGAVLP; this is translated from the coding sequence ATGTCCGCCACAGCCGACCGCACGGACCGCGCCGGCCCCGTCGCGAGCGCCCGCTACCTCCTGAAGCTGTCGCGCCCGCGGTTCTGGCTGTACCTCGCGGGGCCGATCGTCGTCGGCGTCGCCTTCGCCGCGACGACCGTCGCGGAGCTGTTCGCCCCCGAGAACGTCCTCCTGTTCGCCTACTTCCTCCTCCCGGCGAACCTGTTCCTCTACGGCGTCAACGACGTGTTCGACCGCGACGTCGACGAGGGCAATCCGAAGAAGGACGGCCGCGAGGTGCGCTACGGGGGCGACAGGCTCGTCCCCGCGGTCGTCGTCGCCTCGCTGGCGCTGGGCGCGGGCACGTTCGCGATCGCGCCGCCCGCGGCGTGGCCGTTCCTCGCGGGCTTTTTCGTCCTCGGCGCGCAGTACTCGGCTCCGCCGCTGCGGTTCAAGACGACGCCGCTGCTGGACTCGCTCTCCAACGGGCTGTACGTCCTCCCCGGTGCCGCCGCGTACGCACTAGTCGCGGGAGCGGCCCCGCCGGCCGCGGCGCTGGCGGGCGCGTGGCTGTGGGCGATGGGGATGCACACGTTCTCGGCGATCCCCGACATCGAACCGGACCGCGCGGCCGGGATCCGGACGACGGCGACCGCACTCGGCCAGTCACGGACGCTCGCGTACTGCGCGGGCTGCTGGCTCGCCGCGGCGGGCGGGTTCGCGCTGGTCGACCCGCGGATCGGAGCGGTGTTGCTCGCGTACCCGGCGCTGGTCGCCGCTGTGCGCTGGGCCGGCGTCGCGATCGACCGGGCGTACTGGTGGTTCCCGGCGATCAACACGGTCGTCGGCGCGCTGCTCACGATGGGCGCGCTGACGCGGATCGTTCCCCCGGGGGCGGTGCTCCCGTGA
- the cruF gene encoding bisanhydrobacterioruberin hydratase: MSPETGPGRLAALREAVPADRREAESRLDALVRENRFTISVVFPVVGAVLLVASAEGVFDGTALAPLAFNGGMILLGTLVMRSPLVVGLAPLVGRRELAGIGLLSAYAYAIEYVGVTTGWPYGEFEYLVALGPELGGVPLGLPVFFLPLVANAYLLCLLLLGDRAERTATRLLAVIALVLVLDVVLDPGAVALGFWAYEGVANAGALGVLSGGGFYGVPLSNYAGWVVSATVAVVVLDAAFDRAALRRRLADCEFMLDDMVSFVLLWGGVNLWFLNPVACAVAVAVGVGLIRADRFDASLLRQAV; the protein is encoded by the coding sequence GTGAGCCCCGAGACCGGACCCGGGCGGCTCGCGGCGCTCCGCGAGGCCGTGCCCGCCGACCGCCGGGAGGCCGAGTCGCGGCTGGACGCGCTCGTGCGCGAGAACCGATTCACCATCTCCGTCGTCTTCCCCGTCGTCGGTGCCGTGCTGCTCGTCGCCAGCGCCGAGGGCGTCTTCGACGGGACGGCGCTCGCGCCGCTGGCGTTCAACGGCGGCATGATCCTGCTGGGGACGCTCGTGATGCGCTCGCCGCTCGTGGTCGGTCTCGCGCCGCTCGTCGGCCGACGCGAACTCGCGGGGATCGGCCTCCTGTCGGCGTACGCATACGCGATCGAGTACGTCGGCGTGACGACCGGGTGGCCCTACGGCGAGTTCGAGTACCTCGTCGCGCTCGGGCCGGAACTTGGCGGCGTTCCCCTCGGCCTGCCGGTGTTCTTCCTCCCGCTGGTCGCGAACGCGTACCTGCTGTGTCTGCTCCTGCTGGGCGACCGCGCCGAGCGGACCGCGACCCGCCTGCTCGCGGTGATCGCGCTGGTGCTCGTGCTCGACGTGGTGCTCGACCCGGGCGCGGTCGCGCTCGGCTTCTGGGCGTACGAGGGGGTCGCGAACGCGGGCGCGCTCGGCGTGCTCTCGGGCGGGGGGTTCTACGGCGTCCCCCTCTCGAACTACGCCGGCTGGGTCGTCTCCGCCACGGTGGCCGTCGTCGTCCTCGACGCCGCCTTCGACCGCGCGGCGCTGCGTCGGCGGCTCGCGGACTGCGAGTTCATGCTCGACGACATGGTGAGCTTCGTGCTCCTGTGGGGCGGGGTGAACCTGTGGTTCCTGAACCCCGTCGCCTGCGCGGTCGCCGTCGCCGTCGGCGTCGGCCTGATCCGGGCGGACCGCTTCGACGCGTCGCTGCTGCGACAGGCGGTCTGA
- a CDS encoding phytoene/squalene synthase family protein, translating into MVDDDQIARSKRIQQRTGKTFHFATRVLPERVREPTYVLYAFFRVADEVVDAAETAPPAEQRRELDHLRDAALGREEADDPVLAAFAEMREEHGIADEDVETFIEAMRSDIDTDRYETYDDLEAYMDGSASAVGRMMTAVMEPDEPEAALPHATALGEAFQLSNFLRDVREDVVDLDRVYLPQETLREYGVTEDQLKRFEFDERVEAVMRHELRRAESLYKEGVAGIKYLPEDCQFAVLLAAVLYAEHHALIRERGFDTLSETPSLSTLRKLKLFVRTRWAWFRSKDPETVFRRVSCIPYGDSDSSHSGAGHGDHVAAR; encoded by the coding sequence ATGGTAGACGACGATCAGATCGCCCGGAGCAAGCGCATCCAACAGCGGACGGGAAAGACCTTCCACTTCGCGACGCGAGTGCTGCCCGAACGGGTGCGTGAGCCGACGTACGTGCTGTACGCGTTCTTCCGGGTCGCCGACGAGGTCGTCGACGCCGCCGAAACGGCCCCGCCAGCCGAACAGCGCCGCGAACTGGATCACCTCCGCGACGCGGCGCTCGGGCGCGAGGAGGCAGACGACCCCGTCCTCGCCGCGTTCGCGGAGATGCGCGAGGAGCACGGTATCGCCGACGAGGACGTGGAGACGTTCATCGAGGCGATGCGGTCGGACATCGACACCGACCGGTACGAGACGTACGACGACCTGGAGGCGTACATGGACGGGTCCGCCTCCGCGGTCGGCCGGATGATGACCGCGGTGATGGAGCCCGACGAGCCCGAGGCGGCGCTGCCGCACGCGACGGCGCTGGGCGAGGCGTTCCAGCTGTCGAACTTCCTGCGCGACGTGCGCGAGGACGTCGTCGACCTCGACCGGGTCTACCTCCCGCAGGAGACGCTGCGCGAGTACGGCGTCACCGAGGACCAACTGAAGCGCTTCGAGTTCGACGAGCGCGTCGAGGCCGTGATGCGTCACGAACTGCGCCGCGCGGAGTCGCTGTACAAGGAGGGGGTCGCCGGGATCAAGTACCTCCCCGAGGACTGCCAGTTCGCCGTGTTGCTCGCGGCGGTGCTGTACGCCGAGCACCACGCGCTCATCCGCGAGCGCGGGTTCGACACTCTCTCGGAGACGCCCTCGCTGTCGACGCTCCGCAAGCTGAAGCTGTTCGTCAGGACGCGCTGGGCGTGGTTCCGGAGCAAGGACCCAGAGACGGTGTTCCGACGCGTCTCGTGTATCCCCTACGGCGACAGCGACTCCAGTCACTCGGGCGCGGGCCACGGCGACCACGTCGCCGCTCGCTGA
- a CDS encoding HVO_2523 family zinc finger protein — translation MKRTRPCPYCGASMVHRHCEYVCPQHGVVFDCSDPFYG, via the coding sequence GTGAAGCGAACCCGACCGTGTCCCTACTGCGGCGCGTCGATGGTTCACCGCCATTGCGAGTACGTCTGCCCGCAACACGGCGTCGTCTTCGACTGCTCGGATCCGTTCTACGGCTGA
- a CDS encoding molybdopterin-dependent oxidoreductase, which produces MDESTPRRLAVAAASGVAVVAGTFLVTGFSPRWVVVAVAQTLLLLMPDALLAAGIQGLGSAGQPLLVAGAGAVTVGLFAAVAALALRFGRAAGRDRAEIVFLAGASQALAAFVIAVSPGAALVGGVAGGASVGLAGRAATGEVSRARRGLLRSAGVALATVAVAGAGPLARAVRDSGGGDAADEDVEIDPVVERLLATADDRSFDLSGAEPLVSESFYQVDINAADPRVNPETWTLRLTGSVTEPLEVDFASLRERPTEHRFVTLRCVGDQLNGRKFDTALWTGVPVSDLLADAGVREEGCCVMVRAADDYYQEFPVSALSDAMLAFRMNGRPLPRGHGAPVRLLVPGHWGEINVKWISEIEVLEEEATGYWEERGWHGTGPVSTTATLHHVETDDGTVSVGGHAYAGVRGVSTVEVSTDGGDTWTEAELTDRLPGATPATAEADDPAVVDGEAEDAWRGWRYTYEADAEHEVVVRAIEADGTVQPSEESDPFPNGASGWVSRTVSP; this is translated from the coding sequence ATGGACGAATCCACCCCGCGTCGTCTCGCCGTCGCGGCCGCCTCCGGCGTCGCGGTCGTCGCCGGGACGTTCCTCGTGACCGGCTTCTCCCCCCGGTGGGTCGTCGTCGCGGTCGCACAGACCCTGCTGTTGCTCATGCCGGACGCGCTGCTGGCGGCCGGGATCCAGGGGCTCGGCAGCGCCGGCCAACCGCTGCTCGTCGCCGGCGCGGGCGCGGTCACCGTCGGCCTGTTCGCCGCCGTCGCGGCGCTCGCGCTCCGGTTCGGTCGCGCCGCCGGCCGGGATCGCGCGGAAATAGTGTTCCTGGCGGGCGCGTCTCAGGCGCTCGCGGCGTTCGTGATCGCCGTGTCGCCGGGGGCGGCCCTCGTCGGCGGCGTCGCCGGCGGCGCGAGCGTCGGCCTCGCCGGTCGGGCGGCGACGGGCGAGGTGAGTCGCGCCAGGCGCGGTCTGCTCCGTTCGGCGGGCGTCGCCCTCGCGACCGTCGCCGTCGCCGGCGCGGGGCCGCTCGCGCGTGCGGTCCGCGACTCGGGCGGCGGCGACGCCGCCGACGAGGACGTCGAGATCGACCCCGTCGTCGAACGCCTGCTCGCGACGGCCGACGACCGCTCGTTCGACCTCTCGGGCGCGGAGCCGCTCGTCTCTGAGTCGTTCTATCAGGTGGACATCAACGCCGCCGACCCCCGAGTCAATCCGGAGACGTGGACCCTCCGGCTCACGGGGTCCGTGACCGAGCCGCTGGAGGTGGATTTCGCGTCCCTGCGCGAGCGTCCGACCGAGCACCGCTTCGTCACGCTGCGGTGCGTGGGCGACCAGCTGAACGGCCGGAAGTTCGACACGGCGCTGTGGACTGGCGTCCCCGTCTCGGACCTGCTGGCGGACGCCGGGGTCCGCGAGGAGGGCTGTTGCGTGATGGTCCGCGCCGCCGACGACTACTACCAGGAGTTCCCGGTCTCGGCGCTCTCGGACGCGATGCTGGCGTTCCGCATGAACGGCCGGCCCCTCCCGCGGGGCCACGGCGCGCCGGTTCGCCTCCTCGTCCCCGGCCATTGGGGCGAGATCAACGTGAAGTGGATCTCCGAGATCGAGGTGTTGGAGGAGGAGGCGACCGGCTACTGGGAGGAGCGCGGCTGGCACGGCACCGGCCCGGTGTCGACGACCGCGACGCTCCACCACGTCGAGACCGACGACGGTACGGTGTCCGTCGGCGGCCACGCCTACGCCGGCGTCCGGGGGGTCTCGACCGTCGAGGTGTCGACCGACGGCGGCGACACCTGGACCGAGGCGGAGCTCACCGATCGCCTGCCCGGGGCGACGCCGGCGACCGCCGAGGCAGACGACCCCGCGGTCGTCGACGGCGAGGCCGAGGACGCCTGGCGAGGGTGGCGCTACACCTACGAGGCCGACGCCGAACACGAGGTGGTCGTCCGGGCGATCGAGGCCGACGGGACGGTCCAGCCGAGCGAGGAGTCCGATCCGTTCCCCAACGGCGCGTCGGGGTGGGTCTCGCGGACGGTCTCGCCGTAG
- a CDS encoding ZIP family metal transporter: MSDTRDLAGDDRVVGGGAALVGAASTAALVAASGLALATGRVKLFGIGWIAFAAMSVAGWFGSRAPRHHTGTLVWGYGLAAGAMITSAAVFLLPQAMGQHAVFGGFGVALGLLVGYGAHTLGHRLAHMDLPVDRSLAELTAHAVSAGAIIGIIYGNMPELGLLLGVSIVSHKGPAGYAAVHRFAGRGGDWSAILLPAAGVGVAAVASSFLALPASGAVRGVVFGFATGVFLHVAMDFLPECEIGSEVHESLEHEGDAHELLDRLRVHAVASTAVGGLAVFLAWTVVA, encoded by the coding sequence ATGAGCGATACGCGCGACCTCGCCGGCGACGACCGCGTGGTCGGGGGCGGGGCCGCCCTCGTCGGCGCGGCGTCGACGGCGGCGTTGGTCGCCGCGAGCGGACTCGCGCTCGCGACCGGCCGGGTGAAGCTGTTCGGGATCGGCTGGATCGCGTTCGCGGCGATGTCGGTGGCGGGCTGGTTCGGGTCGCGAGCGCCCCGGCACCACACCGGGACGCTCGTGTGGGGGTACGGGCTCGCCGCGGGCGCGATGATCACGAGCGCGGCGGTGTTCCTGCTCCCGCAGGCGATGGGCCAGCACGCCGTCTTCGGCGGCTTCGGCGTCGCGCTTGGCCTGCTCGTCGGCTACGGCGCACACACCCTCGGGCACCGACTCGCTCACATGGACCTCCCAGTCGATCGCTCGCTCGCGGAGCTGACCGCCCACGCCGTCAGCGCCGGCGCGATCATCGGCATCATCTACGGCAACATGCCCGAACTCGGCCTGCTGCTCGGCGTCTCTATCGTCTCGCACAAGGGCCCCGCGGGCTACGCGGCCGTCCACCGCTTCGCCGGCCGCGGCGGCGACTGGTCCGCGATCCTCCTGCCCGCCGCCGGCGTCGGCGTCGCCGCCGTCGCCTCGTCGTTCCTCGCGCTCCCCGCCTCCGGGGCGGTGCGGGGCGTCGTCTTCGGCTTCGCGACCGGCGTGTTCCTCCACGTCGCGATGGACTTCCTCCCCGAGTGTGAGATCGGCAGCGAGGTCCACGAGTCGCTCGAACACGAGGGCGACGCCCACGAGCTGCTCGACCGGCTCCGCGTTCACGCCGTCGCCAGCACGGCCGTCGGCGGCCTGGCGGTGTTCCTCGCGTGGACCGTCGTGGCGTGA